The Nicotiana tabacum cultivar K326 chromosome 1, ASM71507v2, whole genome shotgun sequence genome segment TTTGCCAAAAAGATGAATAATCATTTTCTCATTTGTCCATTATAAGTAGATTAGTTAGTTCATTCATCACATATATGCCAAGCATGTTGAGTAATTTATGGATTTTTTCATCACTTACGTATTTTTGTTATACGACTCATTTGTTGTGCCAAAATTCTTTCTTGACCTTCTATTGTAGTCTATGATATGGTAAATATATTTTACACCTTTTGCATGTCATTATTTTTTTTGATCATGTGGGTAAATTTTCACTttccataaaaataaataaataaattattgtaaccGTTCTCACTGTCATGCATTTGCCAAATGTGGGTACCAGGGAATTAAGACTTGATCACAGTATTTCTACACCGAACTAACaagttgtatcatttgggatccACTTTTCATGGATCATGTATTTTTGCATAGATTTGGTGATAAGGTTTCTGCTTCACGAGTAATTTGAATATTTCATATTACTTGACTGTGTATTTAGACCATATTAATCAGTTCAACCTTTCTTGTTCTCTGAAAACTCCATGAGCAGGATAGGCACTGAACATGAAAAGTTTGGTTTCGAGTTTGGAACTCTGCGACCCATGAAGTATGAACAAATAGCTGAATTACTAAATGGTATTGCCGAGCGATTTGATTGGGAAAAAGTAATGGAGGGTGACAACATTATTGGCTTGAAACAGGTAGAACATGAACTTGGTGTTTTTATGCAAACTTTGGTCTAAGTTATTATAGGATGTATTCATCATGGCTCTATACAATGTATTCTGTAACTTAGCATGAATAGAAGCACCATTCCtgattcattttttttcttctaagtgTACTGTAGTAACTGTTCTGACTTTACTTTAACATAATTGGTGGATAAATTTGCACCGCGTTCGAACAGGGAAAGCAAAGCATATCACTGGAACCTGGTGGTCAGTTTGAGCTTAGTGGTGCACCACTTGAAACACTGCATCAAACTTGTGCAGAGGTTAATTCACATCTTTACCAGGTTCGTACTTTTGAAACTCCGTCAGTTTCTTTTCTAGTGAAATATTGGGCAATTAAAGATCGATTGAACTAAGGGGATTGGAACGAAAGGGAATCTTATTCTTTTGAGTTGGAGAAATCCTCCGAATGTGTTGGCCAGTTTTTGCTTCCAGGAAGCGGTTGATGACTTATTTTGGTACCGGAATTTTCTCAGTGTGTGCCTGCTAGTATGCTTGCTGAAGCACGTACTCCCCCCCCACCACCCCAGGAAAAAGCTGCACAGATGAACTTTAAGTTTTGCTGATTTGTAAAAGTTTTCGCTGACAGGTTAAAGCTGTTGCAGAGGAAATGGGAATTGGATTCTTAGGAACTGGATTCCAGCCAAAGTGGGGGCTGAAAGATATACCAGTAATGCCGAAGGTAAAAACAATATTCTGATCTATGTTGTAACCAAAAAATTTGTCCAGCGTGCTGGTACCTTAGCATCTTATCCCTTTGAGACTGCTACTTTAACAGTGAAAAGATGTTCACAAGTTTGTACATGACCATTTCACATTTGTTCAGCATGTCAAGTGCAGTAGAAGCCTGTTTCTATTGCAATTTGAAGAGAGATCTCTTTTTTGCGCCTCCTTCTAATTATGAAAACGAGGAATACGTCTTCTAGTATCTCATCAACATTGATATCTCTAGGAGGTCAGGAGAGACAGATGAAATATTGTTCCAATGATTACTTAGTCAGATTGACGTTTCAGATGTTGCTTGTCCACATCTTATCCTTTAGAAGCTGCAGAGGACAAGTATATAAAGGTGTAAAACTGTAATTAGTGCCATTTGAGCTGATCATTCATCGTCATCTCCATTAGGCAAATTTAGATTAATAGCAAAGCACTCAATAGTAAACCCGATTCCAGGACCAGATCTAGTAAGTGTTTTCCAATAATTGGAAATTATCAAGAGATCTTGCCTACGATTTTATCCTGCACAGTCTTCACAATTTAGAAATGCAACTAGACTTCCCCCACTAGCTTCTTTTATGTTCTGTTTTCTTTAGTTATTTACTTTAACAAAGCCAGAACTAtgatattttattttgatttgcagcTGTAATTTAAAAAATAGTGCTATTCATATTCTATACAACATCTTGTGCTTCTCACACATCAATGCTATGTGTCTTGTGTCTGGTCTTTTAGCTCTGAAAGATATATCTAGTTATGGCTTCTTTTTTCAAGTATAATTTGACCACTGAGATCTGCAATCAGCTGGTTTTTTCACTGACAAAGCACTTTGACTCAGGGGAGATACGAGATTATGAGAAATTACATGCCCAAAGTTGGCTCACTTGGGCTAGATATGATGTTTAGAACATGCACTGTTCAGGTATGCTAAATGGTTCTATTTTTCTCTTCGTTTTTTTGCTCTTTTCATTTTGATGGGATGTCATTACCCCTTGGCTATTGGACTGTGTACCACTGTGCAATATTCAAAAGCTATttttaactcttttctttttgcgCATGCCCTGCATGGTAACATGCATTTGTAAGCTGAACCGGTATCTATGAATTTGTTGTTGAACAGGTAAATCTGGACTTCAGTTCTGAAGCTGACATGATCAGAAAGTTTCGTGCTGGTCTTGCCTTGCAGCCTGTATGGAACCTTTGTCCTTTCTCTTTCTACATGGAAGTTATGTAGTTACTTTAATTAAACTATTTAATGAAACAGATTGCTACAGCTCTCTTTGCTAATTCACCTTTCACTGAAGGAAAACCTAATGGTTATCTCAGCATGAGAAGGTATGTGTATTAAAATACTGTTCTTGTTGCTCTGAGGAATATAATCAGACTTGTACATAACAAATCTTTGTTTGTTTCACCAGCCACATTTGGACCGATACAGATAATAACCGTGCCGGGATGCTTCCCTTCGTCTTTGATGACTCTTTTGGGTAAGTTTCTCTTCAAATACTTAAAGTTTCTTGAGTCATGACATATTACTTTCTGTCTTCAGTCGAGATTATTTTTTTTGATAGAGTAGGAGTGCAACTTGTAGGGGCATTAGGAACCATATTAACATTTCCTTTctcttttagtatttttaagatGAATCCCttgtcttttaaaaaaaaagtaattcaACCTTTTGACTTGTAAAAAAAGTTAATTCAACTTATACTTCTACGTTCCGATGCATTTGAATGGTCAGTTCCGATTATAAATGTTTCTTTCAATGGATTGCCTCAAATTTTAAGCTGCCTCATGATTTCTActattagtttttgagagttcTAAGAAGTAAAAGCGCGAACAGGTAATGACTTAATAAAAATTAACCTCTCAGCTGGTAATCATGTAAAAATGTTTGACACCTTCTCCTAGCAGTGGCCCTGAAGTTTAAGAATATAGCACTGTATGGAGGTCAGAGACCTCTTGCAAAAGAGCCTTGTAAATTTAATCTCGTATGTTGTGCTGGTGCACAACTATTTTGTTCTTGAGACCACTTGAAGGCGGCATTTCTGTTTACTAGCAATAGACTTCACTTTTTCACATGCTGAATTGAGTTCAGTAAATGCATGTATGCCTTCATATTATGATTTTTAGGTGGAATTGTGCATTCATCTTAGTTGTTACCTAAGGCTGCTGTGGGATAGTCATCTTTCAAAAGGCTTCTTGATTTGTCAGAAGAAAGCATGTTTACCCTTGTACTCTTAAGCCCATGGTCCTTTTGTTAAATGTATTTCACTATGAATGACCTTGTCCTACGTTATATAGTCGAGCTGGGTAAGGAAAATGGATTAAATTTATTGGAGTTCGAAATGTGTTGTCCGAACCTGCTTTGAGAACTGTTCAGCAGGGTTACATGATGTGTTAGGAATCAAATGAAGATTTGTATTTAATGTTAATGAATTCATTCCTTGACATCTCCAAAACTTCCATGGTTAGACTTCATTGTCAAAGCAAACACTTTCTGTTCTAATGGGCACAGGTTTGAGCAGTATGTGGATTATGCACTTGACGTCCCTATGTATTTTGTCTATCGGAAGAAGAAGTATATTGATTGTGCTGGAATGTCTTTCCGGGTAAGTTATTTTGTGAACAGTACAGATTTGTATGTCATTCGCTTGTGCTTATTTAACAACGTTGCTGCAGGACTTCATGAATGGAAAACTTTCCCCTATTCCCGGCGACTACCCTACTCTTAATGATTGGGAGAATCACCTCACAACAATATTTCCTGAGGTGTGCAAGCTTCATCCGAGAAAATGTCCTTACCGCTGGTTTGTCTATGTATAGTTTATGAAAATATTAACTTGGGTTAACTTTATCAGGTGAGACTCAAAAGATATCTGGAAATGCGAGGTGCCGATGGAGGACCTTGGAGAAGGTTGTGTGCATTGCCTGCATTCTGGGTATGAAATCTGTTTCTCTAGGGATCATGATGTTGATTTTtggaaaaaacaagaaagaaaagaatgaaagcTAGTATTATATTGTGACCTTAGAGATAGAAACAATAGTAGTTGCAGCAAGGGTTTGCCTAACCGCATCCACTTCCAACAATGGGAAAATAACGGAGAAAGGGAGAATAAGATATGGTTGTGCTCAGGGCGGAGCTAGAAGTTCGTATATGGGTTCGGCTGAACCCAATAGGTTTTGCTCAAATACtatatttatgttaaaaatttcattaaatatgtacaaatattaaatttagaacccCATTATTAGCACTTGAAGTTGTCGTTCTAAATCAAGAGCCCATAAAGTTGAAATCCCAGATCTGCCTCTGGTTGTGCTCACCTCCCCTCGCACTGAGAGGAACTTCTCCTGTTTGTTGGGACTGTTCAACGTTTCTTATGGGCTACTTTGAGCCCGATAgcttagttaatcttttttttggtttaatttcaagGTGGGTAT includes the following:
- the LOC107799938 gene encoding glutamate--cysteine ligase, chloroplastic; amino-acid sequence: MALMSQAGSSHCIYSEKMKCISGHSSITSNMEMLKMKDICFGNISSRNSSKPMQGIYLDRVGVERRRGRLAIVAASPPTEDAVVAAEPLTKEDLVAYLASGCKSKEKWRIGTEHEKFGFEFGTLRPMKYEQIAELLNGIAERFDWEKVMEGDNIIGLKQGKQSISLEPGGQFELSGAPLETLHQTCAEVNSHLYQVKAVAEEMGIGFLGTGFQPKWGLKDIPVMPKGRYEIMRNYMPKVGSLGLDMMFRTCTVQVNLDFSSEADMIRKFRAGLALQPIATALFANSPFTEGKPNGYLSMRSHIWTDTDNNRAGMLPFVFDDSFGFEQYVDYALDVPMYFVYRKKKYIDCAGMSFRDFMNGKLSPIPGDYPTLNDWENHLTTIFPEVRLKRYLEMRGADGGPWRRLCALPAFWVGILYDEVSLQTVLDMTSDWTAEEREMLRNKVPTSGLKTPFRDGLLKHVAQDVVKLAKEGLERRGYKETGFLNEVTEVVRTGVTPAEKLLELYHGKWGRSVDPVFEELLY